A section of the Arcobacter roscoffensis genome encodes:
- a CDS encoding ankyrin repeat domain-containing protein, with amino-acid sequence MSNNILINKDFSNILCNELFSAISKGKQEKIDDLINLGVDINFRDTKGRNALFWAIYHRQINIIKKLLELGVSTKVTSSLTAINYAVYKNDVKVLKCLKNCGLDLNELDDVNSTALIYAVLYNKIKSVDYLVENNACVKHEDMLGNSALSLAYDLKIQYLIKKFESLV; translated from the coding sequence ATGTCAAATAATATCTTAATAAATAAAGACTTTTCAAATATTTTATGTAATGAACTATTTAGTGCTATATCAAAAGGTAAGCAAGAAAAAATAGATGATTTAATAAATTTAGGTGTAGATATAAACTTTAGAGATACAAAAGGTAGAAATGCACTTTTTTGGGCTATTTATCATAGACAAATAAATATAATCAAAAAACTACTTGAATTAGGAGTTAGTACAAAAGTTACAAGCTCATTAACAGCTATAAATTATGCAGTTTATAAAAACGATGTAAAAGTCTTAAAATGCTTAAAAAATTGTGGTTTGGATTTAAATGAACTTGATGATGTAAACTCTACGGCATTAATATACGCAGTTTTGTATAATAAAATAAAAAGCGTAGATTATCTAGTTGAAAACAATGCTTGTGTTAAACATGAAGATATGCTAGGAAATAGTGCCTTAAGTTTAGCATATGATTTAAAAATCCAATACTTAATAAAAAAGTTTGAGTCTTTAGTTTAA